A window of the Trichoderma asperellum chromosome 6, complete sequence genome harbors these coding sequences:
- a CDS encoding uncharacterized protein (CAZy:GH3): MPSAEQRKKIGQLFAVGFHGREINKEITTLIRDYGVGAIVLFKRNVLDAAQLQALCLGLQKIASDAGHNQPLFIGIDQENGLVTRISPPIASQQPGPMTLGATGSLDYAYEVAKATGGMLQHFGINMNYAPVGDINSEPLNPVIGVRSPSDQAETVSKFAAACARGLRELNVAPCIKHFPGHGDTAVDSHYGLPVIDKSRADMEKLELIPFRDAVANNIEMVMTAHISLPQLSKDGLPATLSSETIGILRNEWKYDGVIMTDCLEMDGIRAEFGSVKGALMAFQAGVDNVMICHTFDVQSAAIDHVCDAIAAGTLSQERIDASLERLRKLKERYTSWPRALRTEPPETLAALNKSGEKLASQVYTDAVTLVRAEEGLLPLKPTTKIAFVSPGPDVPIGGAVDSGTLPTRVPWIADTFEERIRKRASQTTDIRFTSSTLTDEQWKQVEEADVVILATRNARESKYQKELGLEVARRRGSSPLVSVATCAPYDFLDDAQIRTYIAVYEPTVEAFSAAVDLLFGDAQPKGKLPVAH, translated from the exons ATGCCGTCGGCAGAGCAGCGCAAAAAAATCGGCCAG CTATTTGCTGTTGGATTTCATGGCCGTGAGATCAACAAGGAGATTACAACACTTATTCGGGACTATGGCGTTGGGGCAATCGTTCTGTTCAAGCGCAACGTGCTCGACGCCGCTCAACTCCAGGCGCTCTGCTTAGGCCTCCAGAAGATCGCAAGCGACGCAGGCCACAACCAGCCCCTTTTCATTGGAATAGATCAAGAAAACGGCCTTGTTACCCGAATCTCACCACCTATTGCCTCTCAGCAGCCGGGTCCCATGACTCTTGGGGCCACTGGCTCACTTGACTATGCGTATGAGGTTGCCAAGGCCACTGGTGGGATGCTGCAGCATTTCGGCATTAACATGAATTACGCGCCAGTCGGCGATATTAATTCAGAGCCGCTAAACCCTGTCATTGGCGTTCGAAGTCCCAGTGACCAGGCAGAAACTGTGTCCAAGTTTGCGGCGGCGTGTGCAAGAGGCTTACGAGAGCTAAATGTCGCGCCGTGTATCAAGCATTTCCCCGGCCATGGAGATACGGCAGTCGATTCTCACTATGGTCTGCCAGTCATAGACAAATCAAGAGCCGACATGGAGAAATTGGAACTGATTCCATTCCGTGATGCCGTTGCCAACAACATCGAGATGGTCATGACGGCTCACATCTCTTTACCACAGCTATCAAAAGATGGCCTGCCTGCCACACTCTCCTCAGAAACAATCGGAATCTTGCGAAATGAGTGGAAGTACGATGGCGTTATCATGACTGACTGTCTGGAAATGGATGGTATTCGCGCGGAATTCGGTAGCGTTAAAGGAGCACTCATGGCTTTTCAGGCCGGCGTCGACAATGTCATGATATGCCATACTTTTGACGTTCAGAGTGCGGCCATCGATCACGTTTGCGATGCCATCGCAGCCGGTACACTATCACAAGAGAGAATAGACGCATCTTTGGAACGTCTCCGAAAATTGAAGGAAAGATATACAAGCTGGCCTCGTGCCCTTCGCACAGAACCGCCAGAGACTTTGGCGGCATTGAACAAGAGTGGAGAAAAGCTCGCCAGTCAAGTCTACACAGATGCAGTTACTCTGGTccgagcagaagaaggccttTTGCCTCTTAAACCGACTACAAAAATTGCTTTCGTTTCTCCTGGGCCCGACGTGCCTATCGGTGGCGCTGTTGATAGCGGAACTCTGCCAACGCGCGTCCCTTGGATTGCAGACACCTTTGAGGAGCGTATCCGAAAGCGAGCATCTCAAACCACCGACATTCGATTCACTAGCTCCACCCTCACAGATGAGCAATGGAAGCAGGTAGAGGAGGCCGATGTTGTGATCCTGGCAACTCGCAACGCGCGCGAGTCCAAGTACCAGAAGGAACTTGGGCTAGAGGTCGCCAGGCGACGAGGATCATCACCCCTTGTCTCAGTTGCCACATGTGCTCCATATGATTTCCTAGATGACGCTCAGATTCGCACATATATTGCCGTGTATGAACCTACTGTGGAGGCATTCAGCGCAGCGGTGGATCTTTTATTTGGAGATGCACAGCCAAAGGGAAAGTTGCCGGTGGCGCATTAA
- a CDS encoding uncharacterized protein (EggNog:ENOG41~TransMembrane:12 (i60-81o101-120i132-150o156-177i189-208o220-240i260-286o298-318i325-343o349-373i385-405o425-445i)): MAITTSTTTAVELSPLPPLPNSSGHNRFHNGVLHNESQTSSSDDVLEASRLADSEVPDGGYGWVVITGCAVLAWWFVGTGYSWGVIQGALVEKGLSTPATLSYVGSLAVAIISFLAIINARVIRAIGVQKTGMLGILILGVSEILSGFTVKNLAGLFVTSGVSLGVGLSLCFMAATATPAQYFSKKRGLANGIVFAAGGLGGAIISLALDAVIQRLGTAWAYRILGLATLLTGLPAAWLVRERSPVKTAGFIEWRLFRDLEFVIIFATGAVATFPLLVPAFFIPLYGRSIGLSSSTGAGLLAGFNLSSAAGRILCGFLCDKIGSLNALLISLLINAITMLALWPASTTLAPLVAFVVLNGAANGGFFSTIPTVVGNVFGSQRVSVAMAMVVTGWGGGYLMGSPIAGYLLDAYGGTESGFQAYRPAITYAGCMGLGAVGLVAFARFRKNRSIFAKV, translated from the exons ATGGCAATTACAACCTCGACTACCACTGCGGTTGAACTCTCGCCACTTCCTCCGCTACCCAATAGCTCTGGCCATAACCGGTTTCATAATGGCGTATTACATAACGAATCGCAAACTTCATCATCCGACGATGTGTTGGAGGCATCCCGCCTAGCAGATTCCGAGGTGCCGGATGGAGGTTATGGCTGGGTCGTTATCACTGGCTGTGCCGTCCTCGCATGGTGG TTTGTTGGGACAGGATATAGCTGGGGAGTGATTCAGGGAGCTCTCGTGGAAAAAGGTCTCTCGACGCCTGCGACTCTGTCATACGTCGGCTCACTAGCTGTTGCTATCATCTCATTCCTGGCGATTATCAATGCGCGCGTTATTAGGGCTATCGGGGTGCAAAAGACCGGCATGCTGGGCATCTTGATCCTGGGTGTATCCGAGATCCTGAGTGGTTTCACAGTAAAAAATCTTGCAGGACTATTTGTTACGTCTGGCGTCTCGCTCGGCGTAGGGCTGAGCTTGTGTTTCATGGCTGCAACTGCAACGCCAGCGCAATATTTCAGCAAGAAAAGAGGTCTGGCAAACGGCATCGTATTCGCGGCAGGAGGGTTAGGGGGAGCCATCATTagcttggccttggacgCAGTAATTCAACGACTTGGAACTGCTTGGGCGTATCGTATACTTGGACTTGCGACACTGCTTACTGGTCTGCCGGCGGCATGGTTGGTGAGGGAGCGCTCACCAGTCAAGACTGCGGGATTCATCGAGTG GCGCCTCTTCCGAGATCTCGAGTTTGTGATCATATTTGCTACCGGCGCTGTTGCTACATTCCCCCTGCTTGTTCCTGCGTTCTTCATACCGCTCTACGGACGATCAATCGGCTTGTCTTCATCTACTGGGGCAGGTCTTTTAGCAGGCTTCAATCTGTCGTCGGCTGCAGGCAGAATACTCTGCGGTTTCCTGTGCGACAAAATCGGATCACTCAACGCATTATTGATTTCACTATTGATCAACGCCATCACAATGCTAGCCTTGTGGCCTGCCTCTACTACGCTTGCACCGTTAGTTGCGTTCGTCGTTCTCAACGGTGCCGCGAATGGTGGCTTCTTCTCTACTATTCCCACAGTAGTGGGTAACGTGTTTGGATCCCAAAGAGTATCtgtggccatggccatggttGTTACTGGTTGGGGTGGTGGATATCTAATG GGTTCGCCAATTGCCGGATATCTGCTGGATGCCTACGGCGGAACAGAAAGCGGATTTCAAGCATACAGGCCAGCGATAACATATGCAGGATGTATGGGGCTTGGGGCTGTCGGGCTCGTAGCGTTTGCAAGATTTCGGAAGAATCGCTCAATTTTTGCAAAAGTTTAG
- a CDS encoding uncharacterized protein (EggNog:ENOG41) yields the protein MTFAPPKPVNSVLDAIGNTPVVRLNHVVPKDAAEVYVKLEFFGPTGSYKDRMALSMVEEAERRGDLKPGMTIVEATGGSTGSSLAFVCAAKGYRFLAVSSNAFSVEKLRTMTTFGAELDIVHSPTGKVTGDLIPSMVRRAEELSKAEGHYYTNQFRNADALVGYGKIGKELVEQLSDGIDGFCGAVGTAGMFTGVASSLRLKHPSAKTVVLEPAESPMITKGEKGSHGVEGIGSGLIPPHLDSSLYDEARAIPEAEARAMCRRLAKEEGLLVGTSSGLNIFAAIQLAKELGPGKKVVTVAVDTGLKYLNGSLFADE from the coding sequence ATGACTTTCGCTCCTCCTAAACCTGTCAACAGCGTCCTGGACGCCATTGGCAACACCCCAGTGGTGCGCCTCAACCATGTTGTGCCAAAGGACGCCGCAGAGGTGTATGTCAAGTTGGAATTTTTCGGTCCAACAGGAAGCTACAAAGACCGCATGGCTCTATCGATGGTAGAAGAGGCAGAACGACGTGGAGATTTGAAACCGGGCATGACAATTGTTGAAGCCACCGGCGGCAGCACAGGATCGTCGCTGGCTTTTGTCTGTGCCGCCAAGGGATATCGATTTCTGGCTGTGTCTTCAAATGCCTTTTCAGTTGAAAAGCTACGCACAATGACCACGTTTGGAGCCGAACTCGATATTGTGCACAGCCCTACAGGAAAAGTCACTGGTGATCTCATTCCGTCAATGGTGCGCCGTGCAGAGGAGCTGAGCAAAGCTGAAGGCCACTATTATACCAACCAATTCCGTAATGCCGACGCTTTGGTTGGCTATGGCAAGATTGGAAAAGAACTCGTTGAACAACTCAGCGATGGTATTGATGGATTCTGTGGCGCTGTCGGCACTGCAGGCATGTTCACTGGAGTAGCTAGCTCCCTGAGGTTGAAACATCCCTCCGCGAAAACAGTAGTGCTGGAGCCTGCAGAATCACCAATGATCACCAAGGGCGAAAAGGGAAGCCATGGCGTTGAAGGCATTGGCTCTGGACTTATTCCGCCGCATCTTGACAGTTCGTTGTACGATGAGGCTCGTGCCATTCCTGAGGCAGAAGCCCGTGCTATGTGTCGCCGCCttgcgaaagaagaaggactgCTGGTTGGAACTTCGTCTGGCTTAAATATTTTTGCTGCTATACAACTGGCTAAGGAGCTGGGGCCTGGGAAGAAGGTAGTCACCGTTGCGGTCGATACTGGCCTCAAGTATCTCAACGGTTCACTCTTTGCGGATGAGTAA
- a CDS encoding uncharacterized protein (TransMembrane:14 (i67-85o105-126i138-156o168-189i196-220o226-244i264-283o295-312i333-352o364-390i397-417o423-440i461-483o541-560i)~EggNog:ENOG41), whose amino-acid sequence MIDGSPMGLVEPRLSASSHAGISPIPQGVAHCDNNGTKEASTSVYVAGEVGVDNEATVRQPTTKKPINFYLAFFAINIACFIFSLDSTSLSVAIPSIAEQLHGTTLQSFWAGIAFLLATVITQPLYTSMSDLYGRKPLFQIAFFLFTVGSIVFGLAPNMPAIISGRLIQGLGGGGMDVLSEIIVADMVALKDRPVYLGLMAIPIAVGSILGPSLAAVLVQYASWRWIGWINLPLIGVAYPLILFCLKLKPIDKPLMQRTKQLDWVGMAIFTSACTLFVLPLTWGGTLYSWRSWKTLLPFMVGGLGLIVFAWYESKPLRPIIPHRIFYSRTASVTLVGAIFHGMLLFTLMQYLPFFYQAVAGETLIHSALSLLPTSIISVLAAGSSAALVGPLKGYRWAMWLSWIILTVGTGLLSLLSESSSTAMKYSIPVVWGYGIGALLRVPQLPMQASVSRIDDTGVAIGLLMFCRLLGGLTGLAISSTIFSNVFGPSISKIIPDLPANLQVLGNANTAVEFIPKLRIIDIPSDILLLIRKAYLDAFRAIFYTMTGLGGLGFLISLGTEELSLNKEERGQQQFEEGS is encoded by the exons ATGATAGACGGCAGCCCTATGGGTTTAGTTGAGCCACGACTAAGTGCTTCCTCGCATGCTGGAATATCTCCTATACCCCAAGGAGTAGCGCATTGCGATAACAATGGCACAAAAGAGGCCTCCACAAGCGTCTACGTTGCGGGTGAAGTAGGCGTTGATAACGAGGCCACTGTTAGACAACCGACGACGAAAAAGCCGATCAATTTCTACCTCGCCTTTTTCGCTATCAACATTGCTtgcttcattttctctcttgactCTACCAGTCTTTCGGTAGCAATTCCC TCCATTGCTGAGCAGCTCCATGGCACAACGCTTCAGTCTTTCTGGGCTGGCATCGCCTTTCTTCTTGCGACCGTCATCACACAGCCGTTGTATACGAGCATGTCTGACTTATATGGCCGCAAACCTCTTTTCCAaattgcatttttcttattcaCCGTTGGATCTATTGTCTTTGGGCTCGCACCTAATATGCCTGCCATAATCAGTGGGCGGTTGATACAAGGTTTAGGAGGCGGAGGCATGGATGTTCTTAGCGAGATCATTGTGGCTGATATGGTTGCGCTCAAAGATCGACCGGTTTATCTGGGGCTCATGGCTATCCCTATTGCAGTTGGGAGCATTCTTGGCCCATCTCTAGCTGCAGTCCTCGTCCAATATGCCAGTTGGAGATGGATTGGTTGGATAAATCTTCCCCTTATTGGCGTCGCATACCCACTTATCCTCTTTTGCTTAAAGTTGAAACCAATCGACAAGCCGCTGATGCAAAGGACGAAACAATTGGATTGGGTAGGAATGGCGATTTTCACTTCAGCGTGTACACTATTTGTGCTGCCACTTACATGGGGAGGAACGCTCTATTCGTGGCGGTCATGGAAGACTTTGCTCCCTTTCATGGTGGGCGGCCTTGGTCTCATAGTGTTTGCTTGGTATGAATCCAAGCCGCTGAGACCTATCATTCCGCATCGCATCTTTTATTCACGAACTGCTTCAGTGACGCTAGTTGGAGCAATCTTTCATGGAATGCTACTGTTTACTCTCATGCAGTATCTCCCATTCTTCTACCAGGCTGTAGCAGGCGAGACTCTCATTCATTCTGCGTTGTCACTGCTTCCTACATCCATTATTTctgtcttggctgctggctcATCTGCGGCCTTGGTTGGCCCTCTCAAGGGTTATCGATGGGCCATGTGGCTATCTTGGATCATCTTAACCGTGGGAACAGGATTGTTATCTCTACTCAGCGAGTCTTCATCCACGGCTATGAAATACAGTATCCCTGTCGTGTGGGGATATGGTATTGGTGCTCTCCTTCGAGTACCTCAGCTGCCTATGCAAGCTAGCGTCTCTAGAATCGACGATACTGGTGTCGCTATTGGCCTGCTTATGTTTTGTCGCTTGCTTGGCGGCCTCACAGGACTAGCTATCAGCTCGACCATCTTTAGTAACGTGTTTGGGCCTTCTATCTCCAAAATTATTCCCGATCTGCCTGCCAATCTCCAGGTACTTGGAAACGCAAACACGGCCGTCGAATTCATCCCGAAATTAAGGATAATTGATATACCATCGGATATATTGCTCTTAATTCGGAAAGCATATTTGGATGCTTTCAGAGCAATCTTTTACACCATGACTGGCCTTGGTGGCCTAGGATTCTTGATTTCTCTAGGCACGGAAGAATTATCACTCAACAAGGAGGAGCGTGGCCAACAGCAATTTGAAGAAGGCTCATGA